DNA from Geobacillus vulcani PSS1:
GCAACCAAAGTACATGAACAGCCCAGAAACGCCGATTTTCCGCAAAGGCACGCTTTTGTATTTTTTTCACGAGGCGCGCGTGTCAATTCGCAAGCGTCAAGAGGCGCTGCTCGTTGAAGGGTTTGCCGATGTCATCTCTGCCGTGCAGGCCGGCGTTGACTATGTGGTGGCAACGATGGGAACGTCGCTGACCGAGGAGCAGGCACGCATTTTGCGCCGCCATGCGGAAACGGTCACGATTTGCTATGACGGCGACAGCGCCGGAACGGAAGCCGCCTCGCGCGCCGCCGAACAATTGAGCGCGTTCGGGTGCCGCGTGAAGGTAGCGTTGCTCCCGGACGGGCTGGATCCAGATGAATATATACGCACTTGCGGCGCCGACCGTTTTGCCGAAGAGATCGCCGCCGCCCGGCCGCTCATGGCGTTTAAAATGGATCGTTTGCGGCGGGGAAAAAATTTGCAGGAAGAAGGCGACCGGCTCCGTTATATCGAGGAAGCGCTCCGTGAAATCAGCAAGCTGTCGAGCCCGGTGGAAAAAGATTATTATATGCGCCAGCTTGCAGATGAGTTTTCGTTGTCGCTCTCGGCGCTTTACGAACAGCTGTCCCGCTCCAAGCCGGAACAGCCAAAGCTGCAGGTGAACGACGGCAGAAAACCGCTCCAGCCGGCATTGACGAAAAAATTGCTTCCGGCCTTTCAAAATGCCGAGCGGTTGCTGCTTGCCCATATGATGCGGAGCCGCGATGTGGCGTTCATTGTTCAGGAGCAGGTCGGCGGCCGATTTAATATCGAAGAGCACCGGGCGTTGGCTGCTTACATTTACGCCTTTTACGAGGAGGGGCATGAAGCCGACCCCAGCGCGCTCATGTCTCGGCTTCCCGGCGAGTTGCGGACGCTGGCGAGCGAGCTGTCGCTTTTGTTGGTCGCAGATGACGTTTCCGAGCGGGAGCTTGCCGATTGCATCCGGCATGTGTTGAATCACCCGAAATGGTTAATGCTAAAGGAAAAAGAGCAAGAAAAGACGGAAGCGGAGCGAAGAAAGGACTTTTTGACGGCCGCCCGCATCGCGAAAGAGATGATTGAGATGAAAAAAATGTTATCTTCTTCATAACATGGTGGTATGAGTTTTTAAAGGAGGTAATGAAATGGCTGAAAAACCAGCCCAATCAAAGCAGGCTGAAGCTGCCGGCGAATCGCTTGAACAAGTGAAAGAGCAACTCGCTGAGCTCGGCAAAAAGCGGGGAATCCTCACCTACGAGGAAATCGCTGAGCGGTTGTCTGGCTTTGATTTGGACTCTGACCAGATGGATGAGTATTATGAATACCTCGCTGAGCAGGGCATTGAAGTGATCAGCGAATCCGACCTTGAGGCCGATCCGGACATCGACGACTTGGCCAAAGAGGAAGAATTCGACTTAAATGACTTGTCCGTTCCTCCCGGCGTCAAAATCAATGACCCGGTGCGCATGTACTTGAAGGAGATCGGCCGCGTGCCGCTGTTGTCGGCGGAAGAAGAAATCGAGCTGGCGAAACGGATCGAGCAAGGCGATGAAGAAGCGAAACGCCGGCTGACGGAAGCGAACCTCCGCCTCGTCGTCAGCATCGCCAAACGGTATGTCGGCCGCGGCATGCTCTTTCTTGATTTGATTCAAGAAGGGAACATGGGGCTGATCAAGGCGGTCGAAAAGTTTGACTATCGGAAAGGCTACAAGTTCAGCACGTATGCGACGTGGTGGATCCGCCAAGCCATCACAAGGGCGATTGCCGATCAGGCGCGGACGATTCGCATCCCGGTTCATATGGTCGAAACGATCAATAAACTGATCCGCGTCCAACGGCAATTGCTCCAAGACCTTGGGCGCGAACCAACGCCGGAAGAGATCGCCGAGGAAATGGATTTGACGCCGGAAAAGGTGCGGGAAATTTTGAAAATCGCCCAAGAACCAGTGTCGCTCGAGACGCCGATCGGCGAGGAAGATGACTCGCATCTTGGCGATTTCATCGAAGACCAAGACGCGACATCGCCATCCGAGCACGCTGCTTACGAGCTGTTGAAAGAGCAGCTCGAAGATGTGCTTGATACGCTGACGGATCGCGAGGAAAATGTGTTGCGTCTCCGCTTCGGGCTTGACGACGGACGGACGCGGACGCTCGAAGAAGTCGGCAAAGTGTTCGGCGTAACGCGCGAACGCATCCGTCAAATTGAAGCCAAGGCGTTGCGCAAGCTGCGCCATCCAAGCCGCAGCAAACGGCTGAAAGACTTTTTAGAGTGACCCGTTTTGTTCGATAGTTTACTTCTTCGGAAGTAAACTATTTTTTCTTTCTTTATGGGAAAGGTGGTCTATCTATGAATCGGCAACGACGGGAAACGATCATCCAAGAAATTGAATATTGGAAACGTTCGCGCCTTCTGCCGGAACATTATTGCGACTATTTGCTCGCGTTGTACACGGAAGGAGGCGCCCGTTCGCACGGACGACGGTGGCGCAGCTCGCTCGCCGCTGGTCTCTGTTTATTGCTTCCAGCCGTTGCTCTTGTCATTTATTTTACTGAATTGTCATTCGTTTTGCAAACGCTCCTTTTCGCCCTATTTTTGGCTGCCTGCTTGTTCTTTTGTTGGCGGTGGCGGAACAAGCGAGAACTCCTTCACTTCCCGCTCATCGGAAGCGCCTGGATTTTGCTTGTGGCATCCATTTTTGAGGTTGATCGGTATTTTCCCAGGCAAACGGGTGCGCTAGTAGCTGTCGTGCTCGGAAACTGTGCTCTCTGGTTGGTTGTCGGCCGTCTGCTTCACCTTCGCTACTTTTCGCTTGCCGCTGTCAGCGGGGCGTTGCTTGTAGCCGCCGCCATCGGGTGGCACTGAGGCGTGTTGTTGCCATTTCGGCAACTTAGGGCTTTTCCTTGTCCATTATTTACAGTAAAATAAAATTGTTTGCAGCGTTCTTCATTATACATAAGGGAGGTAAAAGAGATGAACCGCAATCCACTCATCCCGTTTTTCATCATCATGGCATTCGGGATTGTGCTGACGTTCGTCTTGTCGTTTAAAGGGCTAGGCGATGCGAAGGAAATGGCCAAAGAGAAAAAAGGCGGCGAAAAAACGGAACAAACGGCCGAATTCAACCCAGAACAATTTTACCAACAAACGTGCTCCGGCTGTCACGGCCAAAACTATGAAGGCGGCGTCGGTCCATCGTTGAAAGGGGTCGGGCAACGGCTGTCGATGGACCAAATTAAAGACGTCATCCAACACGGGCGCGGCAACATGCCGCCAGGGCTTGTGCCGGCGGATAAAGCCGATGCCATGGCGAAATGGCTCGCCGGTTTAAAATAATGGATGGTGAACATCCCTTTGCTTTTTGGCAAGGGGATGTTTTGTTTAGTACAATAGAGGCGCGCGGTGTTGGAGAGGAAAGGAGGGGAAGGCGAACCGCCTTCGCGCTGCAGGTGGCCGAAGGTTGGTTGCCATTGCGGTGCTATGAACGAATTTCGCCTGTCGAAACGGCTGGAAACGGTCGCCTCATTCATTCCAAAAGGGGCGGTGCTTGCTGACATCGGGTCGGATCATGCGTATTTGCCTTGCTATGCCTGCTTGCACGGCTACGCATCAAAAGCCATTGCCGGCGAGGTGGCGGACGGGCCGTTCCGCTCAGCGCAGCAGCAAGTCGAGAAGTCCGGGCTTTCTCATCTCATTTCCGTGCGCAAAGGGGATGGGCTTTCGGTCCTTGCCCAGGGGGAGGTGAACTGCATCACGATCGCCGGCATGGGTGGAGCGCTTATCGCCCGCATTTTGGGCGACGGAAAGGAAAAGCTTGCCGGTGTCAAACGGCTCATTTTGCAACCGAATATCGGTGCCGAACTTGTTCGCCGTTGGCTTCTTGATCATGGGTGGGAGCTCGTGGCTGAGCGCATTTTGAAAGAAGATGAGCACATTTATGAAGTACTCGTCGCCGAGCCTGGCGCCCCCCGACGGCCGTATCGCCATCTCGAGGCGGAGCTGCTCCTTGGACCGTTTTTGCGTCGGGAAAACAGCGAGGTGTTCCGCGAAAAGTGGAAGCGCGAGATTGAAAATTGGAAACGGATCATCGCTGATTTGACGGTCAAAGGGCAAAGTGAAGCAGCTGAGCGGAAAAAGCATGAACTGGAAAGAAAAGTTCAATTGGTGGAGGAGGCGTTGTTATGAGCCGCGTTCCGTACGGCTATGAAATTATTCAGCTTCTTGAGCAGCTTGCTCCGAAACAGTTGGCGATGGAAGGGGATCGGATCGGTCTGCAAATCGGGACGCTGAACAAACCGGTCAAAAAAGTGATGGTCGCCCTTGATGTGCTTGAAGATGTCGTTGTCGAAGCGATCGATCAACAAGTGGATTTAATCATCGCCCACCACCCGCCGCTGTACCGCCCGCTGAAGCAGCTGCTGACTGATGGTGGGCACGGGCGGATGATTGCCGCGTGCGTCAAGCATGACATTGCGGTGTACGCCGCCCATACGAATTTGGATGTGGCCGATGGCGGTCTGAACGATTGGCTTGCCGAGGCGCTCGGATTGAACGATACGGCTGTGCTTGTGCCGACGTATACCGAATCGTTGAAAAAGCTCGTTGTTTATGTGCCGGTGACGCACGCTGCGGTGGTGCGGAAGGCCTTAGGCGACGCCGGCGCCGGACATATCGGTCGCTACAGCCATTGTACGTTCAACAGCCGCGGTGTTGGCACGTTTTTGCCGCACGAAGGGGCGCGGCCGTTTATCGGTGAGCAAGGGCGGCTCGAGGAAGTTGAAGAAGTGCGCATCGAAACGATCGTGCCGGCCTCTCTGGAACGGCAAGCGATTCAGGCGATGCTGGCTGTTCATCCGTATGAGGAAGTGGCATATGATATTTATCCGCTTGACAACGACGGCCGCCGCTTCGGGCTCGGGCGCATTGGCCGGCTGCCGCAGCCGGTGACGCTTGGCGCTTTTGCCGAGCAGGTGAAAGCGGCGTTTTCCGTTCCGGTGGTGCGTGTTGTGGGCCGGCTGGATGATCTCGTGCAAACGGTGGCGGTGCTCGGCGGGGATGGGAATAAGTTTGTTGCTGCCGCTGCATCGGCTGGGGCGGACGTATACGTGACAGGGGATGTGTATTACCACACGGCCCATGACGCCCAAGCGCTCGGCCTTCACATCATTGATCCGGGACATCATGTAGAAAAAATCATGAAAGAAGGCGTGGCCCGATACTTGACCGCTGAGCTCGCGAAACGTCAATGGGAGGCGGAAGTGGTCGCTTCTAGCGTCCACACCGATCCGTTTCAGTTCGTATGAACGGCCAACAAAAAGGGCTGTCCTGGATGAGCGGTTCAACCGTTTGTCCAAGACAGCCTCTCTTTGATGAAACAACCGTTACTCTTCTTTCTTTGTTTTCACTTTCGGCAAGATTTTTTGCAACGGCACTTTCCGTTCCCGCTTCCATGTCGATGGGTCGTTCGGGTCAAACTGCTCCAAAAAATCGATCACTTCTTTCGTAATCGGCGTCGGGGTGGAAGCGCCGGCGGTGACGGCGACTTTTTTCGCATTTTTAATCCAGTCGATGTCGATTTCTGTCACATCGGCGACGCGATATGCCTTTGTGCCGGCGATTTCTTCCGATACTTGGGCGAGGCGGTTCGAGTTGTTGCTGCGCGGGTCGCCGACAACGATCGTTACATCGGCTCCCTTCGCCTGCTCAGCGACCGCCTCTTGTCGAAGCTGGGTGGCGAGGCAAATTTCTTTATGCATCTCCACGTGTGGGTATTTTTCTTTCACTTTCGCCATGATGTCGGCGACGTCCCATTGGCTCATCGTCGTTTGGTTCGTCACCATGATGCGCTCATTGTGAATGGACAGCCGTTCGACATCATCGATGGTTTCCACAAGATGGATCCTTTCCGGATTGATGCCGACCGCTCCTTCCGGTTCTGGGTGTCCTTTTTTGCCGATATAGATGATATCATAGCCATCGGCGAGTTTTTGTTCGATGAGCCGATGCGTTTTTGTCACATCCGGGCATGTGGCATCAATCGTGACAAGTCCCTTTTCGAGCGCTCGTTTTTTCACTTCCGGTGAGACGCCGTGGGCGGTGAAAATGACGGTGCCATGGTCGATTTTTTCTAAAATTTCCAAGCGGTTTTCTCCATCAAGCGTGATGATGCCTTCTTCAGCAAACGCGTCCGTGACGTGCTTATTATGGACGATCATGCCGAGAATGTAAATCGGGCGCGGCAAAGAAGGGTCCAACGCCGCGTTGCGGGCGATGACCATTGCATCGACCACCCCGTAGCAATACCCACGCGGGGTAATTTTAATCACTTCCATCATATTCCCTCCCTGCCGCCGGCTGTGCGGCGGTTGTTCATCTTTCATTATATCGGAGCACCGGGAAGAAGACAAAGAATAACCGCCCTAAACAGCGGGTGCGCTGGGGCGGGGAAAGAAACTAGATATACAGTTTCGGCTTGGACGGCTTCGGGGCGGCCGGTGTTTCTTTTTCTTGCGGCTCTTCGCTCTTTGCCTGCGGAACGGAGCGTTTTTTTTGCGTCTGAGCGGCCGGCTTTTGTTTCGTTTCGTTGGCTGGTGCGCTTTCCGACGTTGTTTCGCCTTCCCCTTCGTCAGCCGGTTTCAACTCGCGGAAAATGCGGATCATCGCCGGAAGATTGCGGATGAGCGGTCCATACTGTTGCACCATCGGCATGACGTTTTGTGCGATGCCAAGCATTTTTTGCACGTTGTTTAACATGCCAACCAAGCCCCCGCCCGTGTTGGATGCGGCGGTGTTAGCGGCGTTGGGCAGCAACGGCAGCCCCCACGGAGACGATGCAGCAGCCGGCGGCTGTCCGCGCGAAAACAAGCGGGCCAAGAAGCCACCGGGGCCGCTGGGGCGAAAAGGCGGCGCCGGCATGCGGGCGAACGGGGCTGGCGGCCTTCCGGCAAACGGAGAAGGCATTATCGGGGGCCGACTGTATCTCATAGCAGCTTCCTCCTTTCGGTCGTGTGGATGAACGAATGTCCTCCTTTCTACAATATGCGGGCAAGGCGGGAAAGGTTTGTTGCAGGATCGTCTTTAGTTGCGGCGGGGAGCAGCGATTCGCTATAATGGTGAGGCGGACGAAGTGGTGCCCATATGCCATGTAAAACGTGAACGTTTACGCTTTTTTATCGGTATTTGATCGACTGTCAGGTGACCGAACCATACCGCTTCCATACCGATGCATGGATGGGTGAGACGGTTCGTTGTTCCGTCTTCCGCCGCGTCAAAGCTTGCCGCCGACAGTCGGAAAAATAAACGACGCGCTTTTGGGCCAACGAGATGGGAAACTTTCCAAATTTCGTTTATCGAAGGGAGTGGTGCTTCATGACAGAAACGCAGTTTACTCGTTTTCCGTTTCAACCGTTTATCATCGAAGCGATCAAGGCGCTTCGTTTTTATAAACCGACGGAAATTCAAGAGCGCATCATTCCGGGGGCGTTGCGCGGCGAAAGCATGGTCGGTCAATCGCAAACCGGAACAGGAAAAACACATGCGTACTTATTGCCGATCATTGAAAAAATCAAACCGGAACGCGCCGAAGTACAAGCCGTCATCACAGCGCCGACGCGCGAATTAGCGACGCAAATTTACCAAGAAACGCTGAAAATCACGAAGTTTTGCCCGAAAGATCGGATGATCGTCGCCCGTTGCTTGATCGGCGGGACGGATAAGCAAAAAGCGCTCGAAAAGCTCAACGTGCAGCCGCATATTGTCATCGGCACGCCGGGGCGCATCAACGATTTCATCCGCGAGCAGGCGCTTGATGTGCATACGGCCCACATCCTCGTCGTCGATGAAGCCGACTTGATGCTCGATATGGGCTTTATCACTGATGTCGACCAAATCGCCGCCCGGATGCCGAAAGACTTGCAAATGCTCGTCTTTTCAGCGACGATTCCGGAAAAGCTGAAGCCGTTTTTGAAAAAATATATGGAAAACCCGACCTTTGT
Protein-coding regions in this window:
- the dnaG gene encoding DNA primase: MGHRIPEETIEAIRRGVDIVDIIGEYVQLKKQGRNYFGLCPFHGEKTPSFSVSPEKQIFHCFGCGAGGNAFTFLMEIEGIPFVEAAKRLAAKAGIDLSAYELDSRGSDGSRADEAKAMVEAHTLLKRFYHHLLVHTKEGQAALDYLQVRGWTKETIDRFEIGYAPDVPDAAVKLLESRSFPLVLMEKAGLLVKKEDGRYVDRFRNRIMFPIHDHRGETVGFSGRLLGDGQPKYMNSPETPIFRKGTLLYFFHEARVSIRKRQEALLVEGFADVISAVQAGVDYVVATMGTSLTEEQARILRRHAETVTICYDGDSAGTEAASRAAEQLSAFGCRVKVALLPDGLDPDEYIRTCGADRFAEEIAAARPLMAFKMDRLRRGKNLQEEGDRLRYIEEALREISKLSSPVEKDYYMRQLADEFSLSLSALYEQLSRSKPEQPKLQVNDGRKPLQPALTKKLLPAFQNAERLLLAHMMRSRDVAFIVQEQVGGRFNIEEHRALAAYIYAFYEEGHEADPSALMSRLPGELRTLASELSLLLVADDVSERELADCIRHVLNHPKWLMLKEKEQEKTEAERRKDFLTAARIAKEMIEMKKMLSSS
- the rpoD gene encoding RNA polymerase sigma factor RpoD, whose protein sequence is MAEKPAQSKQAEAAGESLEQVKEQLAELGKKRGILTYEEIAERLSGFDLDSDQMDEYYEYLAEQGIEVISESDLEADPDIDDLAKEEEFDLNDLSVPPGVKINDPVRMYLKEIGRVPLLSAEEEIELAKRIEQGDEEAKRRLTEANLRLVVSIAKRYVGRGMLFLDLIQEGNMGLIKAVEKFDYRKGYKFSTYATWWIRQAITRAIADQARTIRIPVHMVETINKLIRVQRQLLQDLGREPTPEEIAEEMDLTPEKVREILKIAQEPVSLETPIGEEDDSHLGDFIEDQDATSPSEHAAYELLKEQLEDVLDTLTDREENVLRLRFGLDDGRTRTLEEVGKVFGVTRERIRQIEAKALRKLRHPSRSKRLKDFLE
- the cccA gene encoding cytochrome c550 → MNRNPLIPFFIIMAFGIVLTFVLSFKGLGDAKEMAKEKKGGEKTEQTAEFNPEQFYQQTCSGCHGQNYEGGVGPSLKGVGQRLSMDQIKDVIQHGRGNMPPGLVPADKADAMAKWLAGLK
- a CDS encoding tRNA (adenine(22)-N(1))-methyltransferase — protein: MNEFRLSKRLETVASFIPKGAVLADIGSDHAYLPCYACLHGYASKAIAGEVADGPFRSAQQQVEKSGLSHLISVRKGDGLSVLAQGEVNCITIAGMGGALIARILGDGKEKLAGVKRLILQPNIGAELVRRWLLDHGWELVAERILKEDEHIYEVLVAEPGAPRRPYRHLEAELLLGPFLRRENSEVFREKWKREIENWKRIIADLTVKGQSEAAERKKHELERKVQLVEEALL
- a CDS encoding Nif3-like dinuclear metal center hexameric protein → MSRVPYGYEIIQLLEQLAPKQLAMEGDRIGLQIGTLNKPVKKVMVALDVLEDVVVEAIDQQVDLIIAHHPPLYRPLKQLLTDGGHGRMIAACVKHDIAVYAAHTNLDVADGGLNDWLAEALGLNDTAVLVPTYTESLKKLVVYVPVTHAAVVRKALGDAGAGHIGRYSHCTFNSRGVGTFLPHEGARPFIGEQGRLEEVEEVRIETIVPASLERQAIQAMLAVHPYEEVAYDIYPLDNDGRRFGLGRIGRLPQPVTLGAFAEQVKAAFSVPVVRVVGRLDDLVQTVAVLGGDGNKFVAAAASAGADVYVTGDVYYHTAHDAQALGLHIIDPGHHVEKIMKEGVARYLTAELAKRQWEAEVVASSVHTDPFQFV
- a CDS encoding 4-hydroxy-3-methylbut-2-enyl diphosphate reductase gives rise to the protein MEVIKITPRGYCYGVVDAMVIARNAALDPSLPRPIYILGMIVHNKHVTDAFAEEGIITLDGENRLEILEKIDHGTVIFTAHGVSPEVKKRALEKGLVTIDATCPDVTKTHRLIEQKLADGYDIIYIGKKGHPEPEGAVGINPERIHLVETIDDVERLSIHNERIMVTNQTTMSQWDVADIMAKVKEKYPHVEMHKEICLATQLRQEAVAEQAKGADVTIVVGDPRSNNSNRLAQVSEEIAGTKAYRVADVTEIDIDWIKNAKKVAVTAGASTPTPITKEVIDFLEQFDPNDPSTWKRERKVPLQKILPKVKTKKEE
- the vrrA gene encoding VrrA/YqfQ family protein — protein: MRYSRPPIMPSPFAGRPPAPFARMPAPPFRPSGPGGFLARLFSRGQPPAAASSPWGLPLLPNAANTAASNTGGGLVGMLNNVQKMLGIAQNVMPMVQQYGPLIRNLPAMIRIFRELKPADEGEGETTSESAPANETKQKPAAQTQKKRSVPQAKSEEPQEKETPAAPKPSKPKLYI